In the genome of Candidatus Omnitrophota bacterium, one region contains:
- the plsY gene encoding glycerol-3-phosphate 1-O-acyltransferase PlsY, with product MLLITAIIISYLVGSIPTAYLAGRILKGIDIREFGSGNIGATNALRVLGKKTGFIVLLVDVLKGIVPVILLGNYVLSQNKALSQEFVYICIAASCVIGHIWTIFLKFKGGKGVATSLGVLIGISLKLHAVAISLGIMLVIWLAVFMIFRMVSLASVIAALAFPACIFILKQPLSLFIFAFILSFLVAWRHRANILRIIQGKEPRLKL from the coding sequence ATGTTATTGATAACCGCAATCATCATTAGCTATCTAGTCGGCTCTATACCCACCGCGTATCTTGCCGGCAGGATTTTGAAAGGCATAGATATCCGCGAATTTGGTTCCGGTAATATTGGAGCAACCAATGCGCTTCGCGTTTTGGGCAAGAAAACCGGGTTTATCGTTCTTTTGGTTGACGTCTTAAAAGGGATCGTCCCGGTAATCTTATTAGGTAATTATGTCTTATCGCAGAATAAGGCCTTAAGCCAAGAGTTTGTGTATATCTGTATAGCCGCAAGTTGCGTTATTGGCCACATCTGGACTATATTCTTAAAATTTAAAGGCGGTAAAGGCGTAGCTACTTCTTTAGGGGTATTAATCGGTATATCCTTAAAGCTACACGCGGTAGCAATCAGCCTAGGCATAATGCTGGTGATATGGCTGGCGGTTTTTATGATTTTCAGAATGGTATCCCTGGCCTCTGTGATAGCGGCTTTGGCCTTTCCTGCCTGCATTTTTATCCTAAAACAACCCTTAAGCTTGTTTATTTTCGCGTTTATTTTAAGTTTTTTAGTGGCCTGGCGCCATCGCGCCAACATCCTTCGGATCATTCAAGGTAAAGAACCCCGCCTTAAGCTTTAG
- a CDS encoding CDP-alcohol phosphatidyltransferase family protein, which translates to MNFANKISIFRILTVPFFIATLIYYQPQKDYLRFIALGIFVLGAVSDAVDGYIARKAKQVSKAGMVLDPLGDKLLLMSSFIMLSIIDQFPGNIKLPIWVSLVVISRDVIILLGAVVIYIVKQNIDIKPTRWGKLTTTFQMASVIAVLLQLQIAFIFWGIAVFFTLISGMDYIKRGFNWLYVIDNRNHH; encoded by the coding sequence ATGAATTTCGCCAATAAAATATCCATTTTCCGCATCCTTACTGTTCCGTTTTTTATCGCTACCCTTATTTATTATCAACCCCAAAAAGATTACCTGCGTTTTATAGCCTTAGGGATCTTTGTCTTAGGCGCGGTTTCCGATGCCGTGGACGGATATATTGCCAGAAAAGCAAAACAGGTATCCAAGGCCGGCATGGTACTTGATCCATTAGGGGATAAACTGCTTTTAATGAGCTCTTTTATCATGCTTTCCATTATTGATCAATTCCCGGGCAACATTAAGCTTCCTATCTGGGTGAGCCTTGTAGTTATAAGCCGGGACGTGATTATTTTGCTTGGCGCGGTTGTAATCTACATCGTAAAACAAAATATTGACATTAAGCCTACGCGATGGGGAAAATTGACCACTACTTTCCAGATGGCATCTGTAATCGCGGTTCTTCTGCAATTACAGATCGCTTTTATTTTTTGGGGTATTGCGGTATTTTTCACGCTTATTTCCGGTATGGATTATATCAAGAGAGGATTTAATTGGCTTTATGTTATTGATAACCGCAATCATCATTAG
- the lepB gene encoding signal peptidase I, protein MRPKSRIREWTESILVALALAIVVRILFFEPYKIPTGSMQKTLMVGDIILVNKFIYGPRLPFVGWRLPGFRKPQTADVVVFIYPEDPKKNFIKRLVAKEADTVLIENGTIYVNDKPLTENVFSRNFYYNHGNYAREGEKITVPKGSYFVLGDNSANSQDSRFWGFVPQGNILGKAILIYWPLNRIRAIK, encoded by the coding sequence ATGAGGCCTAAATCAAGGATAAGGGAATGGACAGAGTCTATTCTGGTTGCTTTAGCGCTTGCCATAGTAGTAAGGATATTGTTTTTTGAGCCGTATAAAATACCTACCGGGTCCATGCAAAAAACGCTAATGGTAGGAGACATAATTCTGGTGAATAAATTTATCTACGGGCCCAGGCTGCCCTTTGTGGGCTGGAGGCTGCCCGGATTTAGAAAGCCCCAAACCGCAGATGTAGTAGTATTTATTTATCCTGAAGACCCGAAAAAGAATTTCATAAAACGCTTGGTTGCCAAAGAAGCAGATACGGTTTTAATAGAAAACGGCACCATATACGTAAACGATAAACCGCTTACAGAGAATGTTTTTAGCCGTAATTTTTATTATAATCACGGCAACTACGCGCGCGAAGGAGAAAAAATAACTGTGCCTAAGGGCTCATATTTTGTTTTAGGGGACAACTCCGCTAATTCCCAAGACAGCAGGTTCTGGGGTTTTGTCCCGCAGGGCAACATTCTCGGTAAGGCCATTCTTATATATTGGCCATTGAACAGGATCAGGGCTATTAAGTAA
- the lepA gene encoding translation elongation factor 4, translating to MNKELIRNFSIIAHIDHGKSTLADRILEITGVVDRSHKGDQLLDDMDLEKERGITIKASMVRLNFYSKKNKKEYVLNLIDTPGHVDFTYEVSKSLAACEGALLVVDAGQGIEAQTVANYYLALENDLQMIPVINKIDLSCADVPRVKKQIVSVLGFRQEDVLLASAKEGTGVQEILERIVEVIPPPSGNPDNPLKALVFDCRFDIYKGVVVFIRIMDGKLDDRTPLTMMHSGTSYKIEELGTFNLKYTQTDALSCGEVGYFTANIRDPREIIIGDTITDSKNPCKQALPGYKQLKPLVFCGIYPVNPSDFPYLRDAMDKLKLSDASFVFEPENSQSFGSGFRCGFLGLLHMEIVQERLEREHNLNLILTVPNVVYRVTTNSAEIIEVDTPAKLPAPQDIQDTQEPYVSLLMIVPVDKIEDVCNFTKSRRGIFRSNEYLGEDRVKIIFDIPLSEIIVDFYDRIKSLTRGYGSLDYEFKQYTPTKLVRLDILINGTICDAFSSIMFKDRAYSRAHALVSKLKELIPRQLFEVAIQAAVGNQILASEKVRPAGKHMTSKCSGGDITRKRKLWENQKQGKKRLKQFGKIEIPQEAFLEVLKI from the coding sequence ATGAATAAAGAGCTCATCAGGAATTTTTCTATCATAGCCCATATAGACCATGGCAAGTCTACCCTTGCTGACCGGATACTAGAGATAACCGGAGTAGTGGACCGCTCTCACAAGGGAGACCAGCTTTTAGATGATATGGACCTTGAAAAAGAAAGAGGCATCACCATCAAAGCTTCCATGGTCAGGCTTAATTTCTACTCCAAGAAAAACAAAAAAGAATATGTTTTAAACCTGATTGATACACCCGGGCACGTGGATTTTACCTATGAAGTCTCTAAATCGCTTGCCGCCTGCGAAGGGGCTCTTCTTGTGGTTGACGCGGGGCAGGGTATTGAAGCGCAGACAGTAGCGAATTACTATCTGGCTTTGGAAAACGACCTGCAGATGATCCCGGTAATAAATAAAATTGACCTTTCTTGCGCGGATGTGCCTAGGGTAAAAAAGCAGATTGTTTCTGTACTGGGATTCCGCCAGGAAGATGTTTTATTAGCTTCTGCCAAAGAAGGCACAGGGGTCCAAGAGATATTGGAACGCATCGTAGAAGTAATCCCTCCTCCAAGCGGCAATCCCGATAATCCGCTCAAAGCGCTTGTTTTTGATTGTAGATTCGATATCTATAAAGGAGTGGTAGTTTTTATCAGGATTATGGACGGGAAATTAGATGACAGAACCCCTCTTACCATGATGCATTCGGGCACAAGTTATAAAATAGAGGAACTGGGCACATTTAACTTAAAATACACGCAAACCGACGCCTTATCTTGCGGAGAGGTAGGTTATTTTACCGCTAATATCCGTGATCCGCGTGAAATAATCATAGGCGATACAATCACCGATAGTAAAAACCCGTGCAAGCAAGCGCTGCCCGGATACAAACAGTTGAAACCGCTTGTTTTCTGCGGTATATACCCGGTAAATCCCAGTGATTTTCCTTATTTGCGTGATGCTATGGATAAACTTAAATTATCCGACGCATCATTTGTTTTTGAGCCGGAAAATTCACAGTCGTTTGGCTCAGGTTTTCGTTGCGGGTTTTTAGGCTTATTGCATATGGAAATAGTCCAGGAGAGATTAGAGCGCGAGCATAATCTTAATCTTATTCTTACTGTGCCTAATGTAGTCTACCGCGTAACAACAAATAGCGCAGAAATTATTGAGGTAGACACTCCGGCAAAATTACCTGCCCCGCAGGACATCCAAGACACACAAGAACCCTATGTCAGCCTGCTTATGATCGTTCCGGTAGATAAAATAGAGGACGTGTGCAATTTTACCAAGTCAAGAAGGGGGATTTTCCGCTCTAATGAATACCTCGGAGAAGACAGGGTAAAAATCATATTTGATATCCCGCTTTCTGAAATTATCGTGGATTTTTATGACCGCATAAAATCTTTGACCAGAGGATATGGCTCATTGGATTACGAATTCAAGCAATATACTCCCACCAAATTAGTCAGGCTTGACATTTTAATAAACGGGACTATTTGCGATGCCTTTTCTTCAATTATGTTCAAAGACCGCGCGTATTCCCGGGCCCATGCCTTGGTATCAAAATTAAAAGAACTTATCCCCCGACAGTTATTTGAAGTAGCCATCCAAGCGGCGGTAGGGAATCAAATCCTTGCTTCAGAAAAGGTAAGGCCCGCGGGAAAACACATGACCAGTAAATGCTCAGGAGGGGATATTACTCGTAAGCGTAAACTTTGGGAAAATCAGAAACAGGGCAAAAAAAGGTTGAAGCAATTCGGAAAAATAGAAATTCCCCAAGAGGCATTCCTGGAGGTTTTAAAAATATGA